From the Candidatus Neomarinimicrobiota bacterium genome, one window contains:
- a CDS encoding 2-oxo acid dehydrogenase subunit E2 yields the protein QEGGVKEGRKRRRIMYLTIGFDHRIVDGADGAKFLERVSSILSEFDPMTGI from the coding sequence CAGGAGGGAGGGGTCAAAGAAGGAAGAAAAAGGAGAAGGATAATGTATCTGACAATCGGTTTTGACCACAGGATAGTTGATGGCGCCGATGGAGCGAAATTTCTTGAACGAGTTTCATCAATATTATCCGAATTTGATCCGATGACGGGTATCTGA